In the genome of Streptomyces sp. Q6, the window CTTCGAGCTCTCCATCGACCGCGACCTCATCAACAAGGTCGTCTTCCAGGGCATGTACGAGCCCGCGTGCGGCCCCGTCTCGCCCGAGTCGGCGCTCGCGCCCGGCGTGCGGGCGTCGCGGTGCCCGAAGCGCGATGTCGCCCGCGCCAAGCGGCTGTTGAAGGACGCGGGCGTCAAGACGCCCGTGCACATCGAGCTCAAGACGTCCACGACCCCCGAGTGGAGCCGCATCGGCCAGGTCGTCCAGGCCATGGCCAAGGACGCCGGATTCGCCGTCACGCTGCGCCCCACCGAGTACGCGACGATGCTCGAGGAGACCGACGACGGCCACTACGAGGCCTTCAACAGCGGCTGGTCGGGACGGCTCGACCCGGACGGCAACATCGCCAGCTTCCTCCGGACCAAGGGCGCCATGAACGCCTACGGCCTCTCCGACGCGAAGATCGACGCCCTCATCGAACGCGGCCGCGCCGAGGCCGACCCCGCCGAACGCGCCAAGATCTACGCCGAGTTGACGCGCCGCGCCAATGAAGCCCGCGCGCTCATCTACCTCTACCGCCAGAAGAACTACGTCGTCGCGGGGAAGGACGTCGCCGGCGTACGCGTCTACGGCGACGGACTGATCCGCGTGAAGGATGCGGGGTACGCCAAGTGACGACCGCTCAGATCACCGTGCGGCGGCCGGGGTTGCTCGCCCGCCACCCCATGGCCTCGTACGTCCTGACGCGCGTGCGCCAGTCCGTCGTCACGCTCTTCCTCGTCTCGATCGTCGTCTTCGCGGGCATCCGCGCGCTCCCCGGCGACCCGGCGCTCGCCCTCGCGGGCGAGGAGCGCAGCCCCGAGGCGCTCGCCGCGATCCGCTCCGAGTACGGGCTCGACGACAACATCGTCGTCCAGTACGGGCGCTTCATCGGCCACGCCCTCCAGGGCGACCTCGGTACGTCCTCGCGCACCGGCCTGCCCGTCTCCGACGCCATCGCCCAGGCGCTGCCCGTCACCCTCGAACTCGCCGCGCTGTCCCTGCTGCTGGCCGTCGTGCTCGGCATCGGCGCGGGTGTCGTCGCGGCCGTGCGCCGCGGCAGGCCCGCCGAGTGGATCGCCAACGCCCTCGCCCTGCTGGGCCTCTCGGTGCCGACGTTCTGGCTGGGCATCGTCCTCGTGCTCGCCTTCGCCATCGCCGTCCCCGTCTTCGCGGCCTCCGGTTTCGTGCCCTTCGGCACCGACCCGCTCGACAACCTGCGCCGCATGGTGCTGCCCTCGATCGTCCTCGGCTCCGGGCTCGCCGCCGTCGTCATGCGCCAGACCCGCGCCGCGATGCTCGACTCGCTCTCCGCCGACTACGTCCGCACGGCCCGCGCCAAGGGCCTGTCGCGCCGCGAGGTCATCGGCGGTCACGCGCTGCGCAACTCGCTCGTCACCGTCGTGACCGTGCTCGGCCTGCAACTGGGCCACCTGATCTCCGGCGCGGTCGTCACCGAGCAGATCTTCGTGCTCCCCGGCTTCGGCAAGCTCACCATCGACGCCGTGTTCACCCGTGACTACGCGACCTTGCAGGGCGTCGTCCT includes:
- a CDS encoding ABC transporter permease, whose product is MASYVLTRVRQSVVTLFLVSIVVFAGIRALPGDPALALAGEERSPEALAAIRSEYGLDDNIVVQYGRFIGHALQGDLGTSSRTGLPVSDAIAQALPVTLELAALSLLLAVVLGIGAGVVAAVRRGRPAEWIANALALLGLSVPTFWLGIVLVLAFAIAVPVFAASGFVPFGTDPLDNLRRMVLPSIVLGSGLAAVVMRQTRAAMLDSLSADYVRTARAKGLSRREVIGGHALRNSLVTVVTVLGLQLGHLISGAVVTEQIFVLPGFGKLTIDAVFTRDYATLQGVVLCTSFAYIFINLLVDVAYSVIDPRIRLGGAR